A stretch of DNA from Rheinheimera sp. MMS21-TC3:
TATAGCGGTAACATAGATACTACGGCTAGCTCAGAGCCAAAGGTAGTAAAGTAAGCTACATTTAAAATACCCACTTGTTTAAAGCTATATTTATCTGCTTCAGCTACACCAGCACGCAAATGCTCTACGTTGACGCTCCATATTTGTTGAGTTTGGCCAATAAACAGTACCACCAACACCCCCCAAAATCCGTACATAATATTCGTAGAGAATAACTCTACTCCGGCTGGGGATAAACGCCATGCCAACATACCTAGGGCTAAATACATTGGTATATTCATGATAATTAGCAAGTACAGATCGCGCCAGCTTGAAACCATCATGCCACCGGTTTTTTTCGGTTTAAAATAAACCGAACCTTTAGGGGTATTACGCACTAATTTATAAAATATTAACGCGTAAACAGCACTGACAACACCCACTGAAGCAATAGCATAGCGCCAGCCATTTTCACCACCAAACATTAACGCTAATGCTGGTAAAGTCATAGCAGCTGCCGCTGAACCAAAGTTACCCCAGCCACCATAAATGCCTTCTGCTGTGCCAACCTGATTATGCGGAAACCACTCACCTACCATACGAATACCAATTACAAAACCGGCGCCGACAAAACCTAATAAAAATCGCATTATGGCCAGCATGTTATAGGTTTGAGCAAAAGCAAAGCCAATACACAGCATGGCAGATATAAATAGTACTAAGGAATAAACAATACGAGGCCCATAACGGTCCACCATCATACCGACAATGATACGAGCCGGAATGGTTATGGCGACGTTAAGAATTAATAAGGCTTTAACCTGAGCATCACTTAAGGCTAACGCCTCTTTGATATGAATAAGCAAAGGAGCATGAGCAAACCACATAACAAAGGTTAGAAAGAATGCAAACCACGCTAAGTGCAGCATTTTTATTTTTTGATCAGCAAAATTAAGGATCCTTAATTTGCTAC
This window harbors:
- a CDS encoding NarK family nitrate/nitrite MFS transporter → MSEPSYSAQNSSKLRILNFADQKIKMLHLAWFAFFLTFVMWFAHAPLLIHIKEALALSDAQVKALLILNVAITIPARIIVGMMVDRYGPRIVYSLVLFISAMLCIGFAFAQTYNMLAIMRFLLGFVGAGFVIGIRMVGEWFPHNQVGTAEGIYGGWGNFGSAAAAMTLPALALMFGGENGWRYAIASVGVVSAVYALIFYKLVRNTPKGSVYFKPKKTGGMMVSSWRDLYLLIIMNIPMYLALGMLAWRLSPAGVELFSTNIMYGFWGVLVVLFIGQTQQIWSVNVEHLRAGVAEADKYSFKQVGILNVAYFTTFGSELAVVSMLPLYFIETFEGLTAVKAGLLASGFAFMNLVSRPMGGWISDKFGRRKSMVILIGGLAAGYFLMGLMDSHWWIPLAVLATMLCSFFVQAGEGAVFAIVPLIKRSMTGQIAGMAGAYGNVGAVVYLTVLSYVDYSTFFYVIAASALVGLFSVMFLDDPKGHITEVGEDGTVHHISVG